In Sulfitobacter guttiformis, the genomic stretch AAGCCGCAATTGGTGCGCCATTGAGAAAGGCACCCCCACCCAAAGCAGCTGTATACAGAAGATCGCGCAGCGGCAGGAACACAACAGCAGCGGTCACCTGACCTCTCTCAGCCACCGCAATTGCATGTGCCCAAGTATCGCCACCTTCGGTAAAACTGCGCGTGCCGTCGATAGGATCAACAATGAACACACGGTCATGCATCAGACGCTTTGCACCATCCTCGGTTTCTTCCGATAGCCAGCCGTAGTCCGGGCGCGCCAGCAACAGCTGATGCTTGAGCATGTCATTGACTGCCAGATCGGCCTCGGTCACGGGTCCCGCACCTCCCGGTTTGTCCCACCGCCTGGCCGATTTCCCGACAAAGCTTGTTGCGACACGACCCGCCATGCGTACTACATCAATCAACAGGGGGAGATCAGCTGCCGGCAATGGTCATACCGGGTATGAGAAGGGAGGGGACGACGCGGCTCAGGTGGGTGCGGGCGTCGTTCGCTGGAATCATGGCCAGCAGCATGTCGCGCAGATTGCCCGCAATCGTACACTCGTTAACCGCATAAGTAATTTCGCCGTTTTCGATCCACAGGCCTGCCGCCCCGCGTGAATAATCACCCGTGTTGGGATTGATGGTCGATCCTATCATGGAGGTCACTAAAAGTCCCGTCCCCATATCGCGGATCAGGTCGGCGCGGCTCGCCTCCCCTTGGGTCAGTTCGATATTCCACGGAGAGGGCGAGGGGCCAGAGCTGGTCCCGCGTGCGGCATTGCCAGTAGAGGGCAGACCGAGTTGGCGCCCTGTGCCAAGGTCCAGCGTCCAACCGTTCAAAACGCCGTCTTCGATCATCGCGCGCTTTGCCGTTGGCAAAAACTCGGCATCGAAGGGACGACTGCCACCAATGCGGGTGCGGTGCGGATCCTCGATCAGCGACAGGCCCTTCGGTAGAACCTGTTCACCCATGGCATGGCGCAGAAACGATGCTCCGCGTGTAATCGCACTGCCATTGATCGCGCCCAAAAGGTGCCCGATTAGCGAACCTGAAATGCGCTCGTCAAACAGAACCGGATAACTTCCGGTGGGCGGCTTGCGCGGATTAATACGCTTGAGCGTTCGTTCCGCTGCAGTGCGCCCGATCTCTGCCGCACTGCGCAGGTCACGTTGGAAAATGCGGCTGTCGCCG encodes the following:
- a CDS encoding TldD/PmbA family protein, which encodes MTQPLDALTAQMLDAAKTAGADSADAMAVRGTSLSVDVRGGTLEEAQREEGTDIGLRVFVGQRSAIVSASDTSRRTLSEMAERAVAMAREAPENPYAGLAHADQIVTEWDADALELFDSTPEPDPAALQEDAAQAEAAALAVDGISQVQSASAGYGAREVHLAGTNGFSGGYRRSDRGLSCVAIAGTGNSMERDYDGDSRIFQRDLRSAAEIGRTAAERTLKRINPRKPPTGSYPVLFDERISGSLIGHLLGAINGSAITRGASFLRHAMGEQVLPKGLSLIEDPHRTRIGGSRPFDAEFLPTAKRAMIEDGVLNGWTLDLGTGRQLGLPSTGNAARGTSSGPSPSPWNIELTQGEASRADLIRDMGTGLLVTSMIGSTINPNTGDYSRGAAGLWIENGEITYAVNECTIAGNLRDMLLAMIPANDARTHLSRVVPSLLIPGMTIAGS
- a CDS encoding 3'(2'),5'-bisphosphate nucleotidase CysQ, which codes for MPAADLPLLIDVVRMAGRVATSFVGKSARRWDKPGGAGPVTEADLAVNDMLKHQLLLARPDYGWLSEETEDGAKRLMHDRVFIVDPIDGTRSFTEGGDTWAHAIAVAERGQVTAAVVFLPLRDLLYTAALGGGAFLNGAPIAASPVTSFEQACILAAKPALLGTVWGSGACPPFKPAYRPSLAYRLGLVAQGSFDGMLTLRPSWEWDIAAGALIVAEAGGTITNQRGGALLFNNPDPRLDGVVAGGSAIQAALLDALL